One Gemmatimonadota bacterium genomic window carries:
- a CDS encoding nucleoside deaminase: MKFPAIHIEYPDWVQAYVDWDSIYTTDQQRLGLAIELARQNVLHETGGPFGAAIFDSESGRLVAVGMNLVVRLHNSSLHGELVAFMMAQARLQSFTLRAAGMPAHELASSCEPCAMCLGASLWSGVRRLVFGASREDAGKLEFDEGPVFPESYAYLAARGIEVVRDVCREDARAVLELYRRRKGLIYNA, encoded by the coding sequence GTGAAGTTTCCAGCTATCCACATCGAGTACCCGGACTGGGTGCAGGCTTACGTCGACTGGGACAGCATCTACACCACGGACCAGCAGCGCCTGGGGTTGGCCATCGAGCTGGCGCGGCAGAACGTGCTGCACGAGACTGGTGGTCCGTTCGGGGCCGCCATCTTCGACTCGGAGAGCGGGCGGCTGGTGGCGGTGGGGATGAACCTGGTGGTGCGGCTGCACAACTCCTCGCTGCACGGAGAGCTGGTAGCGTTCATGATGGCGCAGGCGCGGCTGCAGTCGTTCACGCTGCGGGCGGCGGGCATGCCGGCGCACGAGCTAGCCAGCTCCTGCGAGCCGTGCGCCATGTGTCTGGGCGCCAGCTTGTGGAGCGGCGTGCGGCGGCTGGTTTTCGGCGCCAGCCGAGAGGACGCGGGGAAGCTCGAGTTCGACGAAGGGCCGGTCTTCCCCGAGTCGTACGCTTACCTGGCGGCGCGGGGGATCGAGGTGGTGCGCGACGTGTGCCGCGAGGATGCCCGTGCCGTTCTCGAACTGTACCGCCGGCGGAAGGGCCTGATCTACAACGCCTGA